The window TATGCAAAAGTCTCGAAAACCAAAAGATTCGAATTTGGGAAAACTATAAAAAATTACATTTTAAAAAGAGAGAATCTGACCTGTCTTTTTCTGCTGATTGATTCAAGGCACAATCCATTAAAACTTGATTTAGAATTTATTGAATGGCTGGGCTTAAAACAAATTCCTTTTGCAATTGTTTTCACAAAAATCGATAAACTCACTAAATCTCAGTCGGAAACCAATCTTGATTTATATAAAACAGAACTACTGAAAATGTGGGAAGAATTACCTGAGATTTTCATAAGTTCGGCAACAACAAAAATCGGAAAATCGGATATTTTAATATATATTGATCGAATTAATAAAGAATTGAGTTAATGTTTTTCTTACCCAATTTTCATATATCTGACGATTAATTCTAATTGTGAGTTAAGAATAAAATCTTTTGAGTTTCCTTAATATGTAGCACTTTTGTCTTTTACAAAAATAGTTTTGATATCATTTTGCAGAACATTTACATCGATATAAACCAGCAGAATAAAAATTTAATTGTCAAAATATTTGAAACTTCGGAACAATATTTTATAAAAAATTAAAGAATTTATATTTTTGCTTCAAATTAAAAATAAGAATATGTCATCGAATAAATTATCGGAAATTGAATTAATGAAAGGGCAACTACGCCCACCTATAAAGCTTTTTGCTGGTAGTGCATCAATAGAAATTGCAGAAAATATTGCGAAAAGTTTTGGCACAAAACTTGGCAAGGTTGATATTTTACGCTTTAGTGATGGTGAATTTCAACCATTTTTCGAAGAAACTGTTCGTGGTGCTCATGTATTCATTATTCAATCGACTATACCACCGACCGACAATTTATTTGAACTTTTGCTGATGATTGACGCTGCAAAAAGAGCTTCGGCTTACAAAATTGCAGCAGTTATTCCTTATTTTGGTTTTGCACGACAAGACAGAAAAGACAAAGCAAGATGTTCTATTGGATCCAAACTGGTTTCAAATTTGCTTGAAGCTGCAGGTATTTCCCGTATAATTACTTTAGATTTGCATGCAGACCAGATTCAAGGTTATTTTGAAGTACCAATCGATCATTTGTACGGATCGTCAATTTTTGTTCCATATATTAGATCGCTCAAGTTAGACGATCTGGTTATTGCAGCACCAGATATGGGAGGTGCAAAACGTTCAAATGTTTACGCAAAATTCTTGAAAACTCCTTTGGTTTTTACTCACAAATCGAGAGAAGAAAATCATAAAATCGGGGAGATGACAGTAGTCGGAAATGTAAAAAATAAAAATGTTATTATTATTGATGACATGATAGATACGGCAAGCACTGTGTGTAAAGCTTCTGAAATTATGACAAAAAAAGGCGCCAAAAGTGTTAGAGTAATTGCTTCTCATGCTGTTCTTTCTGGCAATGCTTATGAAAATATTAATAATTCTTCCTTGACAGAAGTTATAGTTACCGATTCAATTAAGCTAAAAAAACAATCTTCAAAAATTAAGATTATTTCTATTGCCAATATTTTTGCTTCAGTAATAAATAATGTAATAGATCATAAATCTATTAGTAATATTTTTATTGCTTCGGAAAACAATCAGGATTAGATTAGAATTAGGTTTCAATTTTTTTTGCTCAACAAATAATCTTCCGATATTCCAAACATGAGAAGCGAGTAAAAAAATGTAAAAAATGTAATTCCGGCTTGAGTTTCAAGAGTATCTTCATTTAAAAATGAAACTAAAACGATTAAAATAAAAATTAGGAAGAAATAATTTCTGTATTTTTTTTCAATAATTATAGGATAAATAATTGCAAACATTATCCATAAAAAACCTAACAGTCCGAAAGCTATAAAAAAAGTAACAAACTGATTATGAGCTCTTCTTCTGTACTTTTTTTGCAAAATAGAATTTGATTTTTCGTACTGAATATCGAAAGAATTCTGGACATCGCCAGTTCCCACTCCAATCAAAAAATTATTTTTGATGATTACGATTCCAACTTTCAAATATTCTAATCGTTGGGTTACCGAATGACCACTCGGATTTCCACCATTAATATAATAATCAAATTCCCAGATCACCTGATAAATTCGTGGATAAATGCTGAACTTATTTTTAAAAATATGATTTGCGTAACCATTTTCAATCATTGATATATCAGATTTGCTCAATTTACTAATTCCTGTTGAATCTTTTCGCAATCCAAGCGAAGATAAATATCTGATTAAAGTGTATTTAATTTCTTGATTCTTCTTATCTAATCCGTCAAATTTATATTCGCTTTTTTGATTCCATTCCTTACCCAATTCTTTATTGCAAATATAGAGTTCTACAAAATTTCCATTTTCTATTTGATTACTTTTATAATTATGAGAATATAAATTTCCATTAGCAGTTCGTTTTTCAAGTTTCTTAGTATCAATTTCCTCAATTTCATAAAAGCTGACTATACAATTTCTTAGATAAACACCGGCAAATGTTATTAAAAAAACAACAATTGCAACTGCAAAAAATTTGGCAAACATCAATTTTCTGTAGCTAATCCAAACACAAAAAAGTATGGTTCCTAAAATAAAAACTATTGCAATTCCGGTTAAAGATTGAAGAAGAAATAGAAAAACAAAAAGCCAGATAGATATTATTGAATATAAAATCTTCTCAAACAGTGAAATTTTCGACCTATCGAAAAACAAAAAATACCACAAAGAAAAAATTGACATATTTACAAGCAGTGCAAATCTTATATGTGAAATAAATAATGAGATATCCCGAATATCATTAATTTCAACATCTATCAGACCAAACAATGCAGCGCTACTAATAAAAGCACTTATCGTTACAGAACTTATCAAAAACAGAAATAGAATCTTTAGTTTCTTGCTATCAAGATTTTCTGAAGTGCCTATTACCAAAGGTAAAATTAAGAGTGGAAGTTTTATTCTAATATCGTTTATTGCATATTTCAAATCGGTAGAATATATCAATCCAACAATATGTAAAATAAATATTGAAATAATTAATAGTACACCTTTTCGATTTTTTAATACCTGAATTTTATTTCTAAAATTAGCTTCCCACAACCAATTTATCATTAAAATAAATTGAGAAATGCTCATCAAAAACAAGGAAGTAGGCAAAGCTATTGAAAGTAGAACTAAACCAAAGAAATATATATTTTTATGATTAACTTGTTGAATAATGCTCATTAATTTAAATAATTGTGCAAAAATATAAAAGTCTTTCAATAATTTTTGCACATATCAACAATAATAAATTGACAAAAATTTCACAAACAAACTTTAAGCTTCTACACAAAGTATTTCCAACAAAATCGTCAAAATATATTATTTTTGAGCCACAAAAAAAATTATCATTTCTATGTAAAAAATACTCATTCTGACAATAATAAATATGAGATATTGTTACATTAATTCTTAAAATAATTGTATATTTGAAATTATCGTAATTTGAATTTTAATTAAATAATGGAGGTAAATATGAAAGATTTTTATGCTGATAAATTTTATTCTTACACAGGTCCTAATTATTATATTGATAAACCTTCAATGGTTTTTAATCTATACCTTGATCCTGAAGGTCCTTCAGTCGAATTTTATAAAGACCGTATTCTAGAAAAATTTCCGGAATTAGAAGAAAATTATCCCGACAGAGTTGCAGATTTATTCGCAATGGCCATTATGCTTGTTAGTAAAATGGGGATGAATTTATATATTGACAAATACAACATTAGCAGGGACGAAGACGAATGGATAATTGCATTTGAAAATCTCGACGAATATCTTTCGAAGGATATAATTTTCGTAGTTCAAGACTGGTTTAGAGCTATGAACGAAAATAATGAAGAATACGATTTTGATGCCGAATTTCTTCAATTAAAAGACGAGTTTGACAAGACTGTTTTAGGTGGACCTACAATCTATTCCTTAATTGAAGGAGGGATAAAAAGAGGGATAAACGTACATTTTCTTTATGAAGAAAATCAGTTTCAATGGGGCTATGGCAAAAAGCAGCTACGAGGTCGCTCAACAATTTTCCATACCGATGGAATAAAAGATACAGAATTTACCTCCTATAAAGATATGGTTGGCGAGTGGTTAGAACAATTTGGTTTTCCTACTCCAAAAGGATTAAATTGTTTTGAAGTTGAAGAAGCCATTGAAGTTGCAGAAGAGTTAGCTTATCCTGTTGTTGTAAAACCGGTTGCCGGACACAAAGGACAAGGAGTAACTACTGGTGTTAGCTCACCCGAAGAAGTAAAAAAAGCCTTTCAAAACATCCTCAATTTGGCAGAAGAAGAAGGTATTACTTTCGAAGGAACTTTAGTACAACAACAAATTTATGGCTACGACCACAGAATTTTGTGTATTGGAGGAAAATATGCAGCTACTCTAAAACGAATTCCGGCATTTATAGTTGGAAATGGGACAGATACCATAAAAGAATTAATTAGAGTTGAAAACGAAAAAGAAGTAAGAATTGATAATGCACGTTCGCCATTAGCAAAAATTCATATCGACGACGATTTAATAGATTATCTTACAATTCAAAATAAAACCATAGACACTATTCCCGAAGAAGGAGAAGAAATTGTTCTCCGCCGAGTTGCAAATATCTCGGCTGGCGGCGTTTCCATTAACGTAACAGATGAGATTAACCAGAAAAATATTGAGATGGTTGAAAATATCGCAAAATACCTGAATGTTACTGCATTAGGAATTGATGTTCTCGCAGCAGACATTACAAAACCATGGACTGATGGCGATTTTGGGATCATTGAAATTAATGCAGGGCCAGGCGTTTTTATGCACTTAGCTCCTGCTGAAGGCGGAACTATTGACGTTCCCGGAATAATTATGGAGCATCATTTTGGCAAAGAAGAAGGCGGAGGAAGAATACCAATTGTTGCTGGTAACAATATATCTGATGAATTAATCAACAAAATATATACAAAACTTACCGATTTT of the Bacteroidota bacterium genome contains:
- a CDS encoding O-antigen ligase family protein: MSIIQQVNHKNIYFFGLVLLSIALPTSLFLMSISQFILMINWLWEANFRNKIQVLKNRKGVLLIISIFILHIVGLIYSTDLKYAINDIRIKLPLLILPLVIGTSENLDSKKLKILFLFLISSVTISAFISSAALFGLIDVEINDIRDISLFISHIRFALLVNMSIFSLWYFLFFDRSKISLFEKILYSIISIWLFVFLFLLQSLTGIAIVFILGTILFCVWISYRKLMFAKFFAVAIVVFLITFAGVYLRNCIVSFYEIEEIDTKKLEKRTANGNLYSHNYKSNQIENGNFVELYICNKELGKEWNQKSEYKFDGLDKKNQEIKYTLIRYLSSLGLRKDSTGISKLSKSDISMIENGYANHIFKNKFSIYPRIYQVIWEFDYYINGGNPSGHSVTQRLEYLKVGIVIIKNNFLIGVGTGDVQNSFDIQYEKSNSILQKKYRRRAHNQFVTFFIAFGLLGFLWIMFAIIYPIIIEKKYRNYFFLIFILIVLVSFLNEDTLETQAGITFFTFFYSLLMFGISEDYLLSKKN
- a CDS encoding ATP-grasp domain-containing protein; the protein is MKDFYADKFYSYTGPNYYIDKPSMVFNLYLDPEGPSVEFYKDRILEKFPELEENYPDRVADLFAMAIMLVSKMGMNLYIDKYNISRDEDEWIIAFENLDEYLSKDIIFVVQDWFRAMNENNEEYDFDAEFLQLKDEFDKTVLGGPTIYSLIEGGIKRGINVHFLYEENQFQWGYGKKQLRGRSTIFHTDGIKDTEFTSYKDMVGEWLEQFGFPTPKGLNCFEVEEAIEVAEELAYPVVVKPVAGHKGQGVTTGVSSPEEVKKAFQNILNLAEEEGITFEGTLVQQQIYGYDHRILCIGGKYAATLKRIPAFIVGNGTDTIKELIRVENEKEVRIDNARSPLAKIHIDDDLIDYLTIQNKTIDTIPEEGEEIVLRRVANISAGGVSINVTDEINQKNIEMVENIAKYLNVTALGIDVLAADITKPWTDGDFGIIEINAGPGVFMHLAPAEGGTIDVPGIIMEHHFGKEEGGGRIPIVAGNNISDELINKIYTKLTDFKADIELASLRKDGIYFNNTFVNMSVRHDENVKMIMRNPLLDFAVLNHSKENIHDFGIWHQGLDVAILNHANYAEYILMRDLLPGGILIEIKNTSAEEEIVKIELILSKDLHELRRIELNEDDDIDHAIFTVLVPYLEELVHKYD
- a CDS encoding YihA family ribosome biogenesis GTP-binding protein, which translates into the protein MQIKTSEFVISNTNVRLCPESSFPEYAFIGRSNVGKSSLINMLVGKKKLAKTSGSPGKTQLINHFIINKNWYLVDLPGYGYAKVSKTKRFEFGKTIKNYILKRENLTCLFLLIDSRHNPLKLDLEFIEWLGLKQIPFAIVFTKIDKLTKSQSETNLDLYKTELLKMWEELPEIFISSATTKIGKSDILIYIDRINKELS
- a CDS encoding ribose-phosphate pyrophosphokinase; amino-acid sequence: MKGQLRPPIKLFAGSASIEIAENIAKSFGTKLGKVDILRFSDGEFQPFFEETVRGAHVFIIQSTIPPTDNLFELLLMIDAAKRASAYKIAAVIPYFGFARQDRKDKARCSIGSKLVSNLLEAAGISRIITLDLHADQIQGYFEVPIDHLYGSSIFVPYIRSLKLDDLVIAAPDMGGAKRSNVYAKFLKTPLVFTHKSREENHKIGEMTVVGNVKNKNVIIIDDMIDTASTVCKASEIMTKKGAKSVRVIASHAVLSGNAYENINNSSLTEVIVTDSIKLKKQSSKIKIISIANIFASVINNVIDHKSISNIFIASENNQD